From the genome of Zonotrichia leucophrys gambelii isolate GWCS_2022_RI chromosome 24, RI_Zleu_2.0, whole genome shotgun sequence, one region includes:
- the CENATAC gene encoding centrosomal AT-AC splicing factor: protein MAVHYCGLCRRSAFTGRRHRYSTGHRRRLREALAQLQEATAAARAAAAVADGAAAVRRYDPAEHDGRVWCPCCGRGVQRHGRRGGLALLHAGLLQHLAGPEHRRETARFWRENRAEAALRERCLVPAEEYERFAQALEQALAEHQRREEERILQMAADIREAERRQRETVRAALQLQPEPEFCAGPSVCRLLAGPERDSPCDAEEPGPSRMQTGPDLAWMESSKVLTFIGHQETEGKGNVHTGAKPPWLTEEEDGSKQIGPSYEEFLKHKEKQKLKKLPVERVGANFDHTSQTSDSWLPSFGRVWNHGRRWQSRHQFRTESGEKKKKR from the exons ATGGCCGTGCACTACTGCGGGCTGTGCCGCCGCAGCGCCTTCACGGGCCGCCGGCACCGGTACAGCACGGGGCATCGCCGGCGGCTGCGCGAGGCgctggcccagctgcaggaagcgacggcggcggcgcgggcggcggcggccgtgGCCGATGGGGCCGCGGCCGTGCGGCGCTACGACCCGGCGGAGCACGATGGGCGCGTGTGGTGCCCGTGCTGCGGGCGCGGCGTGCAGCGGCacgggcggcgcggcgggctGGCGCTGTTGCATGccgggctgctgcagcacctggccGG GCCCGAGCACCGCCGGGAGACGGCGCGGTTCTGGCGGGAGAACCGGGCGGAGGCGGCGCTGCGGGAGCGGTGCCTGGTGCCGGCCGAGGAGTACGAGCGCTTCGCGCAGGCTCTGGAGCAGGCGCTGGCCGAGCACCAGCGGCGGGAGGAGGAGCGCATCCTCCAG ATGGCGGCTGACATCCGGGAGGCCGAGCGCCGGCAGCGAGAGACGGTGCGAGCCGCGCTGCAG CTTCAACCAGAGCCAGAATTCTGTGCAGGACCTTCTGTCTGCAGGCTCCTCGCAGGACCTGAACG GGATAGCCCTTGTGATGCAGAAGAGCCTGGCCCGAGCAGAATGCAGACAGGACCTGATTTAGCCTGGATGGAATCAAGCAAGGTTCTGACCTTCATTGGCCACCAG GAAACAGAAGGCAAAGGAAATGTCCACACAG GAGCAAAACCTCCGTGGCTAACAGAGGAAGAAGATGGAAGTAAACAAATTGGACCTTCCTATGAGGAGTTTCTCAAACACA aggagaagcagaagctgAAAAAGCTCCCAGTGGAACGTGTTGGTGCCAACTTTGACCATACCTCTCAGACAAGTGACAGCTGGCTGCCTTCCTTTGGGCGCGTGTGGAAtcatggcaggaggtggcagtCCCG